The genome window CGAAAAAAATGGTATTTAGAAATTCGTTCCGTTTGGTTGGTAAACATATTTAAAGGTAAAATATCTTGTCAACGAAGTCGCATCTGGATTTGCTGGAGCATCTTTGTAATAGCTAATAATTTCCATTTTTACATATTTTCCATCATGTGTTTTTACAACAAATACTTTTCCTGCAATTGGAGTAACTATGTTTGTTGCTCCGTCATAATTGTACCAACCATTTCCGCTTCCAGTTGGAATCGCGTAAGTACTTGCGCCATCTTGATTAAAAGTGGAAACATTTGGAATTGTAGTAACAGCATCTAAAGTATTTGAAACAATACTTACAGCTCCATTTCCTGTGCGAGTTGGCTCATCTGTAATTCCAATCGCAGTTCCACCATTTACAATAATTGTTGTGCCACGAAATGCAATATCCCATGAATCGTTTGTTACAATTGCGTTTTGAGAAAAACTAAATTTTGTAAATTCACCTCCAACTGGTGCACCCATTCCGCCAGTTTGTGGTGCATATAAATTTGAGAATGTTTTAGTTTCTAAAGTTGCTGTTCCAGATGTGTTATCATCGTCATTAGAGCAAGAGGTAAAGAAACTAAATACTGAAAGTAGTAAAACCGATTTGAAAAAATTTGATTTGATCATAATTATAAAATTTATTGATTAATTGTTTTTTAAAATTGATATTGGATTCTGGTATATAATTGTCTTCCTGATACATTTGGAATATTATTTTCATCTTTATAATCAAACAGATTGTTTACTCCAAATTGAACGGAAAAACGATATTTAAAATCTTTATTTATTGTCAGATTTGTTAAAAAATATCCCTTAACAAAATCGTCGTATTTATCTAAAATAGCATTGTTGTTAGAGTCGAAAATTCCGTATTTACTTCTGTAAAAAACTCGAGCATTAATTGATGTTTCAATTGATGGTATTAGATAATTTAGTTTAATATTTGCGGTATGTTTTGAACGATTGTATAGTCCAAAATAGTCACTAGGTTTAAGTCTAAAAGAGGATAATGTTATCGGATCTCTTGCGAAAATTTCGCCTCGTTCAATTTTATCTACAATGGTTTGGTCTTTAGCAATTAAGTATTGGTAACCTGAACTGATTGAAA of Flavobacterium channae contains these proteins:
- a CDS encoding HmuY family protein; translated protein: MIKSNFFKSVLLLSVFSFFTSCSNDDDNTSGTATLETKTFSNLYAPQTGGMGAPVGGEFTKFSFSQNAIVTNDSWDIAFRGTTIIVNGGTAIGITDEPTRTGNGAVSIVSNTLDAVTTIPNVSTFNQDGASTYAIPTGSGNGWYNYDGATNIVTPIAGKVFVVKTHDGKYVKMEIISYYKDAPANPDATSLTRYFTFKYVYQPNGTNF